Proteins co-encoded in one Afipia sp. P52-10 genomic window:
- a CDS encoding phage minor head protein — MLKAHGVPAFPNTCGCGCGAPFVLNAEVRPFSTNPREAIDFLRRKVNVPTRAWTDLWEQEHSAGFMVAGAQTDDILRDFRAAVDRAIADGTTIEDFRKDFDRIVAEHGWSYNGSRGWRSRVIFDTNMSTAYAAGRWEQIQRVKKQRPYLRYVHLEGQKNPRPEHQAWHNTVLPVDDPWWQTHYPPNGWFCHCSVQSLNERDLERYGLEVSEEAPRSRMVTHTINTANGVRTVRVPAGIDPGFAYRPGEMPAALEGADE, encoded by the coding sequence GTGCTTAAAGCCCACGGCGTTCCGGCTTTCCCAAACACTTGTGGCTGCGGCTGCGGCGCGCCCTTCGTGCTGAATGCCGAGGTGCGGCCATTCTCCACCAATCCGCGCGAGGCGATCGACTTCCTTCGGCGCAAGGTCAACGTACCGACGCGAGCCTGGACCGACCTATGGGAGCAGGAGCATTCGGCGGGCTTCATGGTTGCCGGTGCGCAGACCGATGATATCCTGCGCGACTTCCGCGCAGCCGTCGATCGCGCCATAGCCGACGGGACCACGATCGAGGACTTCCGAAAGGACTTCGACCGGATCGTCGCCGAACACGGCTGGAGCTACAACGGATCGCGCGGCTGGCGCAGCCGCGTCATCTTCGACACCAACATGAGCACGGCCTACGCCGCCGGCCGCTGGGAGCAAATCCAGCGGGTGAAGAAGCAGCGGCCGTACCTGCGCTATGTCCATCTGGAGGGCCAGAAGAACCCGAGGCCAGAGCATCAGGCGTGGCACAACACGGTGCTGCCGGTGGACGATCCCTGGTGGCAGACGCACTATCCGCCAAACGGTTGGTTCTGCCACTGCTCCGTCCAGAGCCTCAACGAGCGCGATCTGGAGCGCTACGGGCTGGAGGTGTCTGAGGAGGCCCCGCGAAGCCGCATGGTGACCCACACCATCAACACCGCCAATGGTGTCCGGACGGTGCGTGTTCCGGCCGGCATCGACCCAGGCTTTGCCTATCGCCCTGGCGAGATGCCTGCGGCCCTGGAAGGGGCCGACGAATGA
- a CDS encoding DUF935 domain-containing protein, whose amino-acid sequence MADKPILYGPNGQPIRRDVLKQEIAGPSVTGVRSPFSDYPADGLNPRRLATLLREADHAEPLRYFELAEQIEERDMHYTGVLGTRKRSVAQLDILVDAASDDPEHVKHADMVRNWLGRDELQDELFDILDAIGKGISFTEIIWDTSDGQWQPLRLERRDQRWFRFDQNDGTAPLLRTSRGDVRLEPFKFIVAVIRAKSGLPVRSGIARLATWSWMFKAFTLRDWAIFAQTFGQPVRVGKYPAGATEQDKATLFRAVANIAGDMAAIIPESMAIEFIKAGDVGASHVLYKERADWFDQQVSKAVLGQTATTDAIAGGHAVGQEHRKVQEDIERADAKSLSAILNRDLVRPWIDLEFGPQKKYPRIRIGRGEQRDGKFIVESVTKLVPMGLKVQQSDMRDLLGFGEPDPGAELLTAPVQPSPYGFAMNAANPARASDDAIKALAGHAEELCADATDALFDEVRTVIERCSTFEQVKEELKKFKPGAAEKNLAGLMRMARVIANLTGRADIAED is encoded by the coding sequence ATGGCTGACAAGCCGATCCTCTACGGCCCGAACGGCCAGCCGATCCGGCGCGATGTGCTGAAACAGGAAATCGCCGGCCCATCGGTGACCGGCGTCCGCTCGCCGTTCTCCGATTATCCGGCCGACGGGCTCAATCCGCGACGGCTTGCCACCCTCCTGCGCGAGGCGGATCACGCCGAGCCGCTGCGCTATTTCGAGCTAGCAGAACAGATCGAAGAACGCGACATGCATTATACCGGCGTGCTCGGCACCCGGAAGCGATCGGTCGCGCAGCTCGACATCCTGGTTGATGCAGCCTCCGACGATCCAGAGCATGTGAAGCACGCCGATATGGTGCGCAACTGGCTCGGCCGCGACGAGCTGCAAGACGAGTTGTTCGACATCCTCGATGCGATCGGCAAAGGCATCAGCTTTACCGAAATCATCTGGGATACGTCTGATGGTCAATGGCAGCCGCTGCGGCTTGAGCGTCGTGATCAGCGCTGGTTCCGGTTCGACCAGAACGATGGCACGGCACCACTGCTGCGCACATCGCGCGGCGACGTGCGGCTGGAGCCGTTCAAGTTCATCGTCGCGGTGATCCGCGCGAAGTCCGGCTTGCCGGTGCGATCCGGCATCGCGCGGCTTGCCACCTGGTCGTGGATGTTCAAGGCGTTCACACTGCGCGATTGGGCGATTTTCGCGCAGACGTTTGGCCAGCCGGTTCGCGTCGGCAAGTATCCGGCCGGCGCCACCGAACAGGACAAGGCGACGCTGTTTCGCGCCGTCGCCAACATCGCCGGCGACATGGCGGCGATCATCCCCGAGTCCATGGCCATCGAGTTCATCAAGGCCGGCGATGTGGGCGCAAGCCATGTGCTCTACAAAGAGCGCGCCGACTGGTTCGACCAGCAGGTGTCGAAAGCCGTACTCGGCCAGACCGCGACCACCGATGCGATCGCCGGCGGCCATGCGGTCGGCCAGGAGCATCGCAAGGTGCAAGAGGACATCGAGCGCGCCGACGCAAAGTCGCTGTCGGCGATCCTCAACCGCGATCTGGTGCGCCCATGGATCGACCTCGAATTCGGGCCGCAGAAGAAGTATCCACGCATCCGCATCGGCCGTGGCGAGCAGCGCGACGGCAAGTTCATCGTCGAGAGCGTGACGAAGCTCGTCCCGATGGGCCTGAAGGTGCAACAGTCGGACATGCGCGACCTGCTGGGCTTCGGCGAGCCGGACCCCGGGGCGGAATTGTTGACCGCGCCGGTGCAGCCGTCGCCTTACGGCTTCGCGATGAATGCGGCCAATCCCGCGCGTGCCAGTGACGACGCCATCAAGGCGCTTGCCGGCCACGCAGAGGAGCTGTGCGCGGACGCGACCGACGCGCTGTTCGACGAGGTGCGCACCGTCATCGAGCGGTGCTCGACCTTCGAACAGGTGAAGGAGGAACTGAAGAAGTTCAAACCCGGAGCGGCCGAGAAGAACCTTGCGGGCCTGATGCGTATGGCGCGCGTCATCGCCAACCTGACCGGCCGGGCTGACATTGCGGAGGATTGA
- a CDS encoding ClpX C4-type zinc finger protein, with protein sequence MRERFSTAIYCNFCGKGKNEVGRMIAAPGPDTAHICDGCISLFARQQVSVLALAEQTSTAMRTLSALSDAALGAATGGALREAHELRFAANRAWHELHHALTLWLQPAVTRKQEPPRHG encoded by the coding sequence ATGCGTGAACGTTTCTCCACCGCGATTTATTGCAACTTCTGCGGCAAGGGCAAAAACGAGGTCGGCCGGATGATCGCAGCACCAGGGCCGGACACCGCGCACATCTGCGATGGCTGTATTTCGCTGTTCGCACGGCAGCAGGTGTCGGTGCTTGCACTCGCCGAACAGACGTCCACCGCGATGCGAACGCTCTCTGCGCTTTCCGATGCAGCATTAGGCGCTGCGACGGGCGGAGCGTTGCGCGAAGCACACGAACTGCGGTTCGCCGCCAACCGCGCCTGGCACGAGCTGCATCACGCGCTGACGTTGTGGCTGCAACCGGCCGTCACGCGAAAGCAGGAGCCGCCACGCCATGGCTGA
- a CDS encoding DUF3486 family protein, protein MADRAKRGRLSAIDTLPEWADEAKVWAFEQLKERKLSQLDILDGFNARLKVAALANGITDPPVISRSAFNRTALRIAIMSRRLEETRQIAAVIAPKLEEAGDESLTLMVAETLKTLIAEMLGNAGELSADGDTAMMLMATSRALKHAEEAKRISADGRRKIEADLKAKAVKAVDQVAKQKGLSAETVADIRSKILGIDKPEARP, encoded by the coding sequence ATGGCAGACCGAGCCAAACGCGGACGCCTGTCGGCGATCGATACGCTGCCGGAATGGGCCGACGAGGCCAAGGTGTGGGCGTTCGAGCAACTGAAGGAGCGCAAGCTTAGCCAGCTCGACATTCTCGACGGCTTCAATGCGCGATTGAAGGTCGCGGCACTTGCCAACGGCATCACCGATCCGCCGGTCATTTCGCGCTCGGCGTTCAACCGCACCGCGCTGCGGATCGCGATCATGAGCCGCCGTCTCGAAGAGACGCGGCAGATCGCGGCGGTGATCGCGCCGAAGCTCGAGGAAGCCGGTGACGAGTCGCTCACCTTGATGGTGGCCGAGACGCTGAAGACGCTGATCGCCGAAATGCTCGGCAACGCCGGCGAACTGAGTGCCGACGGTGACACCGCCATGATGCTGATGGCGACTTCACGCGCGCTGAAGCACGCGGAGGAAGCCAAGCGCATCAGCGCGGACGGCCGCCGCAAGATCGAGGCCGACCTGAAGGCGAAAGCGGTGAAGGCCGTCGATCAGGTCGCAAAGCAAAAGGGCCTTTCGGCCGAAACCGTAGCCGACATTCGCTCAAAGATTCTCGGTATTGACAAACCGGAGGCGCGGCCTTGA
- a CDS encoding glycoside hydrolase family 108 protein, producing the protein MRENFDRSLKIVLTYEGGFSNHPSDPGGVTLEGIIQRVYDGYRDRVGKPRRALTPSMRGTAEWIAERNAIYRAQYWTPIQGDQLPAGIDVTVFDGAVHSGPYQSVKWLQRALGMRDVDGHLGQATLAAVHAHPDHDALIADMLSRRLGMLKSLKTWPTFGKGWSNRVANLLQIGQAWAMGSVGPAPVAAHLEGGVARAYASDVALPAVDAQDALKGALGGGSITGMLTGAQTQLQPLLGSFEFIGYLYTALTVAGLVIAVAGVGYSLYAGMKAKRASRALDGDVTAAIEKGSFA; encoded by the coding sequence ATGCGCGAAAACTTCGACCGATCGCTGAAGATCGTCCTGACCTATGAGGGCGGTTTCAGCAACCATCCGAGCGATCCCGGCGGCGTCACCCTCGAAGGCATCATCCAGCGCGTCTATGACGGGTATCGCGATCGCGTCGGTAAACCGCGCCGCGCGCTGACGCCTTCAATGCGCGGCACCGCTGAGTGGATCGCCGAGCGCAACGCGATCTATCGCGCGCAGTATTGGACGCCGATCCAGGGCGACCAGCTGCCTGCCGGCATCGATGTAACCGTGTTCGATGGCGCGGTCCACTCCGGTCCTTACCAGAGCGTGAAGTGGCTGCAGCGTGCGCTCGGCATGCGCGACGTTGATGGCCATCTCGGCCAGGCCACGCTTGCAGCCGTCCACGCGCATCCCGACCATGATGCCCTGATTGCCGACATGCTGTCGCGGCGCCTGGGGATGCTCAAGAGCCTCAAAACGTGGCCGACGTTCGGCAAGGGCTGGTCGAACCGCGTCGCCAACCTCTTGCAGATCGGCCAGGCGTGGGCCATGGGTTCGGTTGGACCGGCCCCGGTCGCGGCGCATCTCGAAGGCGGCGTCGCCCGCGCTTACGCCAGCGACGTGGCCTTGCCGGCCGTCGATGCGCAGGACGCGCTCAAGGGGGCGTTGGGCGGCGGCAGCATCACCGGCATGCTCACCGGTGCTCAAACGCAGCTTCAACCGCTGCTCGGCTCGTTTGAGTTCATCGGCTATCTTTACACCGCCTTGACGGTCGCGGGCCTTGTGATCGCGGTCGCCGGCGTCGGCTACTCGCTCTATGCCGGCATGAAGGCCAAGCGCGCAAGCCGCGCACTCGACGGCGACGTGACGGCCGCGATCGAGAAGGGATCATTCGCATGA
- a CDS encoding GcrA family cell cycle regulator produces MQPATSYWTEERITLLKEAWEAGRLSASEIAAELGGGVSRNAVIAKAHRLGLSGRHQGVKPGSVREPRPPRQPGNRMVRVPRAPSRLAVALDQATEIEAGTDLQLSAEIIPFTQRKTLVELTTETCHWPVGDPLQPDFHFCGGKTLSGVSYCAHHTRIAYQRSDARARRNPKPMNLRRGGGDAWR; encoded by the coding sequence ATGCAGCCGGCAACAAGCTATTGGACCGAGGAGCGCATCACGCTTCTGAAGGAGGCGTGGGAGGCTGGCCGGCTATCGGCGAGCGAGATCGCCGCCGAGCTCGGCGGCGGTGTGTCACGCAACGCCGTCATCGCCAAGGCGCATCGCCTTGGCCTTAGCGGCCGGCATCAGGGCGTCAAGCCTGGCTCTGTGCGTGAGCCACGGCCGCCTCGCCAGCCTGGCAACCGGATGGTGCGTGTGCCGCGCGCACCGTCGCGGCTCGCGGTCGCGCTGGATCAGGCCACCGAGATCGAGGCTGGCACGGATCTGCAACTTTCGGCCGAGATCATCCCGTTCACCCAGCGCAAGACACTGGTGGAGCTTACCACCGAGACCTGTCATTGGCCCGTCGGCGATCCGCTGCAGCCGGACTTTCATTTCTGTGGCGGCAAGACGCTCTCAGGCGTCTCGTACTGCGCCCACCACACGCGCATCGCCTATCAGCGATCAGATGCGCGTGCGCGCCGCAATCCTAAGCCGATGAACCTGCGGCGTGGAGGCGGCGATGCGTGGCGGTAG
- a CDS encoding regulatory protein GemA codes for MNRIAMVTNGQLATIHMLATRAGFDDETYRDFLTQQTGHHSAKDLTAVKASLFIDRLRERTGLVRTPGAIAGLDSPIAAKLRALWIAGYNLGIVTDRTDRAMLSFLERQCGVSHTRFLKTSRDGTVAVEGMKSWLERAAKVAWPADSADVIANKRAVINAQWMRLVEIGAVRPLNRNAPLEDLDLYAFRVARLNGWMFFQQPHYDQVQTALGRKLRAALDSARKDR; via the coding sequence ATGAACCGCATCGCCATGGTCACCAACGGCCAGCTCGCCACCATCCACATGCTGGCCACGCGCGCCGGCTTCGATGACGAAACCTATCGCGATTTTCTGACACAGCAGACCGGTCACCACAGCGCGAAGGATTTGACAGCGGTCAAAGCCAGCCTGTTCATTGACCGCCTGCGCGAACGCACCGGCCTTGTGCGCACGCCCGGCGCGATAGCCGGACTCGACAGTCCGATCGCTGCCAAACTCCGCGCGCTGTGGATCGCCGGCTACAACCTCGGCATCGTCACCGATCGCACCGACCGCGCGATGCTGTCGTTCTTGGAGCGGCAATGCGGCGTGTCTCATACCCGGTTTCTGAAGACGTCGCGCGACGGCACGGTCGCGGTTGAAGGCATGAAGTCCTGGCTTGAGCGCGCGGCCAAGGTGGCGTGGCCGGCCGACAGCGCCGACGTGATCGCGAATAAGCGCGCGGTCATCAACGCGCAGTGGATGCGATTGGTCGAGATCGGCGCGGTCAGGCCGTTGAACCGCAACGCGCCGCTCGAAGACCTCGACCTCTATGCATTCCGCGTCGCACGACTGAACGGCTGGATGTTCTTTCAACAGCCGCATTACGATCAGGTGCAGACTGCACTCGGCCGCAAGCTCCGCGCCGCCCTCGATTCCGCTAGGAAGGATCGGTGA
- a CDS encoding host-nuclease inhibitor Gam family protein, with the protein MALKTKVKAANVRVPQNRDEAAAMIAEHGRLVREIARIELAMNDDLAAIKAEAVRQSAPLQEQSDALVKGITTFCEANRVALTDNNKTKTIDFGTGTVSWRHNPPAVNTRGKVDDIIDRIKALISGGNDAYKKFLRPAVTINRAAMLNDPELAKTIVGIKINSAGETFTIEPFADETLPEAVQ; encoded by the coding sequence ATGGCGTTGAAGACTAAAGTGAAGGCCGCGAATGTGCGCGTGCCGCAGAACCGCGACGAAGCTGCGGCGATGATCGCCGAACACGGCCGGCTCGTGCGAGAGATCGCGCGCATCGAGCTGGCGATGAATGACGATCTTGCGGCGATCAAAGCCGAGGCCGTCAGGCAGTCCGCCCCGCTGCAGGAGCAATCCGACGCGCTGGTGAAAGGCATCACCACCTTCTGCGAGGCGAACCGCGTCGCACTCACCGACAACAACAAGACGAAGACGATCGACTTCGGCACCGGAACCGTCTCCTGGCGGCACAATCCGCCGGCCGTGAACACGCGCGGCAAGGTCGATGACATCATCGATCGTATCAAGGCGCTGATCAGCGGCGGCAACGACGCCTACAAGAAATTCCTGCGTCCCGCCGTCACGATCAACCGCGCGGCGATGCTGAACGATCCCGAGCTGGCGAAGACGATCGTCGGCATCAAGATCAACTCCGCCGGCGAAACTTTCACGATCGAGCCGTTTGCTGACGAGACGTTGCCGGAGGCGGTGCAATGA
- a CDS encoding AAA family ATPase — MATRLIERAPHLPGFGVCHSPSGYGKTYASIFAQNKLRAARVEVGDSWSRRTLLHNILREFRISARESARLDKLCELAIAALGDDPRRPLIIDEADKLVDKHMIETVRELQEKSGAPVILIGEERLPTKLLQVERMHNRVLSWFAAQPCDIDDARQFAKVYVPKVAIADDLLQAICVNSGGKARRIVVNLDTASEIARNQNLTKLTLAHWGDQKFYTGEPPPPRPAEDFKHISAKGAA, encoded by the coding sequence ATGGCGACGCGGCTGATCGAGCGTGCGCCACATCTGCCGGGCTTTGGCGTGTGCCACAGCCCGTCGGGATATGGCAAAACATACGCATCGATCTTCGCGCAAAACAAGCTGCGCGCGGCACGCGTCGAAGTCGGTGACAGTTGGTCTCGGCGGACGCTGCTGCACAATATCCTGCGCGAGTTTCGCATCAGCGCACGAGAGAGCGCGCGGCTCGACAAACTGTGCGAGCTGGCGATTGCCGCGCTCGGCGATGATCCACGCCGACCGCTGATCATCGACGAAGCGGACAAGCTCGTCGACAAACACATGATCGAGACCGTGCGCGAGCTGCAGGAGAAATCCGGCGCACCGGTGATCCTGATCGGTGAAGAGAGGCTGCCGACCAAGCTGCTGCAAGTCGAACGGATGCATAACCGGGTGCTGTCGTGGTTCGCGGCGCAGCCCTGCGACATCGATGATGCACGGCAGTTCGCCAAGGTCTATGTGCCGAAGGTCGCCATAGCCGATGACTTATTGCAAGCGATCTGCGTTAACTCCGGGGGCAAGGCTCGCCGCATCGTCGTCAACCTTGACACCGCGAGTGAGATCGCCCGCAACCAAAACCTGACCAAGCTCACGCTCGCGCATTGGGGTGATCAGAAATTCTATACCGGCGAGCCGCCGCCGCCGCGCCCGGCAGAAGACTTCAAGCATATCAGCGCGAAGGGTGCTGCCTGA
- a CDS encoding DDE-type integrase/transposase/recombinase, with protein MKTFLSAAEIASLQLPGLPDYERGVRRAASRGNWQSRTRVGQGGGLEYAIESLPVEARTAYVSRHIGAIDVPTSIARDAEAEPAAIAIGCSAAQARDARLAILALVDQLASTATLVRKQADRYLCDQYNAGHLQVAGWIAAEVKSITPRTLARWRALAASGQKSKLAVDRAAARKGTGVLDRANGGEVRNYVLALIAKQPQLTAHHIRDLVADRFPHVTVGDRIEPLPPIRTFQHALKAWRGSYRVEIEAIRNPDGFKSTMRFAARVANPASRLNEVWQIDASPTDVLTTDGRYTLYVCTDVYSRRLIALVTKTPRAAAVGLLIRKALLAWGVPERIKTDNGSDFVARATQRLFAALAIEHEKSAPFSPEQKGHVERAIGTLQRGLMRTLEGFIGHSVADRKVIEGRKAFSARLGESPEDMFEVALSAADLQAHVDNWCKDVYANKPHAGLGGQTPFAVAAMSAGRLREIEDVRALDMLLAPVAGKDGLRTVTKTGLRIDGAHYIGGFLTVGETVLVRMDPADMGRAYVFDRTGELYQGVAVAPELAGIDPAAAAIAARNEQKRRIDERMADVRREARRIKAKDMAPAIHRQALARAGKLVEFPRASDAHETPALAAARQHTQPVATQHAENVADLAAQLRAEADAPAPVRKLRTEETPHQRWNRARALEDALARNEFVEPDDLLWLGSYREGSEYRGFAMTYGEAQPTAAHESSAASKSSS; from the coding sequence ATGAAGACGTTCCTGTCGGCGGCCGAGATCGCCAGCCTCCAGTTGCCGGGACTGCCTGATTACGAGCGCGGCGTTCGGCGCGCCGCGTCGCGTGGCAATTGGCAATCGCGCACACGCGTTGGCCAAGGCGGCGGGCTTGAATACGCGATCGAGTCCCTGCCGGTCGAAGCGCGCACGGCTTACGTCAGCCGCCACATCGGCGCGATCGATGTCCCGACTTCGATCGCGCGCGACGCCGAAGCCGAGCCCGCGGCCATCGCGATCGGCTGCAGCGCGGCGCAGGCTCGTGACGCGCGCCTTGCGATCCTTGCGCTGGTCGATCAGCTCGCATCGACCGCGACGCTCGTGCGCAAGCAGGCGGATCGGTACTTGTGCGATCAATACAACGCCGGCCACCTGCAAGTCGCCGGCTGGATCGCCGCCGAGGTCAAAAGCATCACGCCGCGCACACTGGCGCGCTGGCGGGCGCTGGCGGCCAGTGGGCAGAAATCGAAGCTCGCCGTCGATCGCGCTGCTGCGCGCAAGGGGACTGGTGTGCTCGACCGGGCCAACGGCGGTGAGGTGCGCAACTATGTGCTGGCGCTGATCGCCAAGCAGCCACAGCTCACCGCGCATCATATCCGCGACCTGGTCGCCGACCGATTCCCGCATGTGACGGTCGGCGACCGCATCGAGCCCCTGCCGCCCATCCGCACCTTTCAACACGCATTAAAAGCGTGGCGGGGCTCTTATCGCGTCGAGATCGAGGCGATCCGTAACCCGGACGGTTTCAAGAGCACGATGCGGTTCGCCGCGCGCGTCGCCAATCCGGCGTCACGCCTCAATGAAGTCTGGCAGATCGATGCATCGCCGACCGACGTGCTGACCACCGATGGCCGGTACACCCTCTATGTCTGCACCGACGTCTATTCTCGCCGGTTGATCGCGTTGGTCACCAAGACGCCGCGTGCGGCTGCGGTCGGACTGCTGATCCGCAAGGCCCTTCTTGCATGGGGTGTGCCGGAACGGATCAAAACCGACAATGGCTCCGACTTCGTGGCACGAGCCACACAACGGCTGTTCGCGGCGCTGGCGATCGAGCACGAAAAATCCGCACCGTTCTCGCCGGAGCAAAAAGGTCATGTCGAGCGCGCGATCGGCACGCTGCAACGCGGCCTGATGCGAACGCTGGAAGGCTTCATCGGCCATTCGGTGGCCGATCGCAAGGTGATCGAAGGTCGCAAAGCATTCTCCGCGCGGCTCGGCGAAAGCCCGGAGGATATGTTCGAGGTGGCACTGTCGGCCGCCGATCTGCAGGCGCATGTCGATAACTGGTGCAAGGATGTCTATGCCAACAAGCCGCACGCGGGCTTGGGCGGACAGACGCCGTTCGCCGTCGCGGCGATGAGCGCGGGACGGTTGCGCGAGATCGAGGACGTGCGCGCGCTCGACATGCTGTTGGCGCCGGTCGCTGGCAAGGATGGCCTGCGCACTGTGACCAAGACCGGGCTGCGGATCGACGGCGCACATTACATCGGTGGCTTCCTCACGGTCGGTGAAACCGTGCTGGTGCGAATGGACCCGGCCGATATGGGTCGCGCCTACGTGTTCGATCGCACGGGCGAGCTCTACCAGGGCGTTGCAGTCGCGCCGGAGCTCGCCGGCATCGACCCAGCCGCCGCAGCGATTGCCGCCCGCAACGAACAGAAGCGGCGCATCGACGAGCGCATGGCAGATGTGAGACGCGAAGCGCGGCGCATCAAAGCCAAGGACATGGCGCCGGCGATCCATAGGCAGGCGCTGGCTCGCGCCGGCAAACTGGTGGAATTCCCACGCGCCTCTGACGCGCACGAGACGCCGGCACTGGCTGCGGCGCGTCAACACACACAGCCGGTGGCCACACAGCACGCCGAGAATGTCGCCGATCTCGCAGCGCAGCTTCGTGCCGAGGCCGATGCGCCGGCACCGGTGCGCAAGCTGCGCACCGAGGAGACACCGCATCAACGCTGGAACAGAGCGCGCGCGCTGGAAGATGCGCTGGCACGCAACGAATTCGTGGAGCCCGACGATCTCTTGTGGCTCGGCAGCTACCGCGAAGGGTCCGAGTACCGCGGCTTCGCCATGACCTATGGCGAGGCGCAACCAACCGCTGCGCACGAGTCCAGCGCGGCATCCAAATCATCATCCTGA
- a CDS encoding helix-turn-helix transcriptional regulator produces MNTLKHIRRNVFRVTQEEMASIAGVEQPTVSRWETGVNDPSLRHLKRIRAEARRRNLSWDDNWFFSTGGRAA; encoded by the coding sequence ATGAACACACTCAAGCACATCCGCAGAAACGTATTCCGAGTGACCCAGGAAGAAATGGCTTCCATCGCTGGGGTCGAGCAGCCGACCGTCTCTCGTTGGGAGACTGGGGTGAATGACCCGTCGCTTCGGCATCTGAAGCGGATTCGCGCGGAGGCGCGTCGTCGCAACCTGAGTTGGGACGACAATTGGTTTTTCAGCACAGGCGGGCGCGCAGCATGA
- a CDS encoding XRE family transcriptional regulator, translating to MEISRIIQELLHVRGWTQSELADHLDTTQNNVSRWVSGIEPRGPVRDVILDLARESGVVDDPRVGRASVPIMGYIGAGAQIDPEFEQVPADGLDQVELPLLLPDGVIGFQVKGDSMLPKYSDGAVIVVHREQTRATTSLIGEEVAVRTSEGRRYLKLLRAGPKPNTYNLESFNARPVVGVHLAWASEIIAIIPPRQVRHDSRKPQRKRPRSKVRTND from the coding sequence ATGGAAATTAGCCGGATTATTCAAGAACTTCTGCATGTCAGGGGATGGACGCAGTCAGAGCTGGCCGATCATCTCGACACGACGCAGAATAATGTTTCTCGTTGGGTGAGCGGCATTGAGCCGCGTGGCCCGGTGCGAGATGTGATTCTCGATCTGGCGCGCGAATCGGGTGTGGTTGACGATCCGCGCGTGGGCCGGGCGAGCGTTCCTATCATGGGTTACATCGGCGCTGGCGCTCAGATTGATCCTGAGTTCGAGCAGGTGCCGGCTGATGGTTTAGACCAAGTCGAGCTACCGCTCCTTCTGCCAGACGGTGTCATCGGCTTCCAAGTCAAGGGCGACTCGATGCTGCCCAAGTATTCGGATGGCGCGGTCATCGTCGTGCATCGAGAGCAAACACGAGCGACCACCAGCTTGATCGGTGAGGAAGTTGCGGTTCGCACTTCGGAAGGGCGCCGTTATCTGAAACTCCTTCGCGCAGGACCAAAGCCAAATACTTACAATCTCGAATCGTTCAACGCTCGCCCGGTTGTCGGCGTGCATCTTGCGTGGGCCAGCGAGATCATCGCAATCATTCCGCCCCGGCAAGTCCGACATGACAGTCGCAAGCCGCAACGCAAGCGACCCAGATCGAAGGTGCGCACAAATGACTAG